A window of Aurantibacillus circumpalustris genomic DNA:
TTTATTTGCTCAGCGTCCCACAAGCGATCAAATAGAAACCAAAAAAGGACCATTAATTATTCAGCCGATTTTTCACGGATCGCTTGTGTTTACGTGGAATGGTAAAACGATTTATGTTGATCCTTATGGTGGTCAAAGAGTATTTGAAAAACTTGCGGCGCCTGATTTAATTCTAATTACAGATATTCATCAAGATCATTTGGATTTAAAAACCCTTGAAACGATTAACACCGATAAGGCTACGTTTATAGTCCCACAAGCTGTTGCGGAAAAGATGCCTGAGAATTTAAAAAAGAGAATGATTGTTTTAGCGAATGAAAAATCAACAGAGTTTGAAGGGATTTCTATCACAGCTATTGCGATGTATAATTTACCGGAGGCAAAGGATTCCAAACATACAAAAGGAATAGGTAATGGTTATATATTAAATCTTGGTGGTAAAATGGTTTACCTGTCCGGTGATACAGAAGATATTCCTGAAATGCGACAGTTAAAAAATATTGATGTTGCTTTTGTGTGCATGAATTTACCTTATACGATGGACATTAATCAAGCGGCAAGTGCGGTAATTGAATTTAAACCAAAAGTCGTTTATCCTTATCATTACAGGGGAAAAGATGGATTGAGTGATGTGGAAAAATTTAAATCGCTTGTTAATACCACAAATTCTAAAATTGAAGTAAGGCTTAGGAATTGGTATACAACTTATTGAATCGAGAAAAGAAGATCATCAAGAAATCTCTTACTTTGATTATTTAGGAGCTCTAGCAGGGGTATATTTTAAAGTCAATTCAAAACCCCCACGTGCATTAGTGCCCGTTTTAAGTTTCGAAACGTTAAGATCGTAGCTTACACCAATATAAAATTGCTCTTTTATTTCGATTGTTATTGAAATGATGGCGGCGTCTTTATTGCGATAATAAGCACCGAAGCCTATAGCTGAACGTTTAATTATCCCTGTATATTTTGAGTCTATTTTAAAGTAACGTTTAACCAGCATACCCAATAACAATTCATTCGATTTACCACGAAACTGAAGTAGATAGCTTGGAGCAATAGCATAATCAGGGTTCGGGAGTCCTAGTAAAAGATCTCCGTGAAACACATATTTTAAAGATCTATCACCAATAGCATTCGTTAAAAAATTCGGACGGGGTTTACTTAAGTGGTAGAGCGAAAAACCGAGATTTGCTTTTAATTGGCGTTTTCCAAAAATACTGGGATCATTTTGCCCGTATGACCATAAAAAGCCGGCAGCAAAATCAGGATATGAAAATGTTTGATTTTGAAAGTTCTCATTGCTATTTAAACTTGCGTCATAACCAGAACCGTTATATTGATTTGGGAAAATTAAATTTTCACTGTTAATTTTTCTTTGCACAAAACTAGCCTGGAGTCCCACAGAAAGAAAACTTTTTTTGCCGGTGGCTACAAACGTTGCTAAGGATAAATTTGCTTCAATGGATTGCATGTTGCCGTCTCCAGCATTATCCTTGTAAATAGAAAGACCGGCAGCTAATTTGCCGAGACTCTTTTGATTTGAAGTTTGTATTTTAGTTTTATCAGATGGTTGCCAGCTACTCGTATTTAAACGTGATTCAAAAGACGCGCCTGAGGTTACGTAAGGTGTGGCGATACTTCTCCATTGATTGCGGTATCCGACTGAAAATCTTAAAGGACTTCTAACTCCCGTTAAAGCAGGGTTTACCAAAGACGGCTGTTCATTGAACTGCGAGAAGTGAATGTCCTGAGCGTTAACTAACAGAGAGTTCAAGAAAAATATAAGTACAATTATCCTTTTCATTAAGAGCCCATAAAGATAATACTTCCTTTTGAATAAGGCCTTAAATTCGGTGTTTAAGCAGTCTGTTTAACAAGCTAGTTATCTATAAACTAAACTTTCCCTTCAATAATCAACGTTACAATCGACGGATCGAGCAGGGTAGAGGTATCACCCAAATTAGAAGTTTCACCTTCTGCAATTTTTCTAAGGATTCTTCGCATTATTTTACCGCTTCGTGTTTTTGGCAATCCGGGCACAAATTGTATTTTATCTGGCTTGGCAATTGCCCCAATAACGCGGGTCACGGTTTGAAGAATATCTTGTTTAGATAAATTGGCATTGGGATGATTCTCATCAAAAATAACGTAGGCATAAATACCTTGCCCTTTCACATCATGAGGATAGCCCACTACAGCACTTTCAATCACTCCTGTATGCATGTTTATTGCGTTTTCTACTTCTGCAGTGCCAATGCGGTGCCCACTTACGTTTAACACATCATCTACGCGACCTGTAATTCTGTAATTGCCTTTTTCATCACGCAAACATCCATCTCCTGTAAAATATTTATCTGGGTAAGCAGAAAAATACGTTTGACGGCAACGCTCGTGGTCTCCGTATGTTGTTCTGATGATTCCCGGCCAAGGCGCTTTTATACATAGATTTCCATTCACATTATTACCTTTAATTTCTTTCCCCATTTCATCTACCAAACAAGGTTGAACACCGGGTAGCGGAAGTGTTGCATACGAAGGTATTCCCGGAGTAACACCTGCAATGTTCGAAATCATTATACCTCCGTTTTCTGTTTGCCACCATGTGTCAACAATAGGACATTTTTCTTTCCCAATGTTTTTATCGAACCAATGCCAGGCTTCTTCATTGATTGGTTCTCCAACAGATCCAAGAACTTTTAGGGAACTTAGATTTTTGTTCTTATGAAATTCTTCTCCACAGCCCATTAAACTACGAATAGCGGTTGGTGCGGTGTACAAGATGTCCACTTTAAATTTGTCTACAATATCCCATAAACGCCCTGCATCCGGATAAGTTGGCACGCCTTCAAACATAAGACTTGTAGCGCCTGCACTCAAAGGTCCGTAGATGATGTAACTATGGCCGGTGATCCAACCAACATCTGCGGTGCAAAAGTGTATTTGTCCCGGTTGATATTGAAAAACGTTTACAAAAGTGTAATTCGTCCAAACCATATAACCAGCAATGGTGTGCACCACACCTTTCGGTTTGCCGGTTGAACCAGAAGTGTAAAGAATAAAAAGAACGTCTTCTGCGTCCATTATTTCTGCTGGACAATCAGGATTTCCTGAGGCTTCTACTTTTTTAATTTCATCTTCCCACCAAACATCACGCCCTTTTATCATGCTGACAGGTGTTTGCGTGCGTTCGTACACAATAACGCTTTTAATAGTTTTGTTTCCAACAAGTGCATCATCAATCACACTTTTTAGTGGAATGTCTTTTGCTCCGCGAAAGGCGCCGTCGCAGGTAATGATAAATTCTGATTTAGCATCGAGTAATCTGTCTGCAATTGCTTGTGCTGAAAATCCACCAAAAATAACAGAGTGTACTGCTCCAATACGTGCGCAAGAAAGCGTTGCAATTGCTAATTCAGGAATCATGCCCATGTAGATACAGACACGATCTCCTTTTTTGATCCCGTTATTTTTTAAAACATTTGCAAATTGAACAACTTTAAAATGCAGTTCTTTGTAAGTTATTTTTCGGGATTGTTCTTTTGGATTGTTTGATTCCCAGAGTATAGCGGGGGTATCTCCATTTTTTGCAAGATGACGATCCAAACAATTTTCAGTAATATTTAATTTACCACCACTAAACCATTTTACATTTGGCTCCTTAAAATTCCAGTCAAGAACCTTATCCCATTTTTTTTGCCAGGTAAAATTATCAGCAACATTGGCCCAGAATTTCTCAGGATTCTCTATACTCTCCTTGTATTGCCTGTTGTAATCTTCAAGAGTTTTAATCTGATAAGGATAGGTCATAATTAAATTTTTTCGTGAACGACTAAGTTAGCAGTTTAAAAAAGCTAATGGCAGTTTATTCTACAAAAAAATGTCAAAAACAAAAACGCTATTTCTTTTTTTCTGCTTTCAGTTTCATCTTTTCCAGATTTTCTTTCACACGAAGTTTTACTATTTTAGTTATTAAACCAATAGGCAGAGGCTTGTTCAGAGGGAATTGCACGGAGCCTTTAGCACTTTTATAAATAGATAACTCTTTTTTGAAAGCTTCAATGCCAGAGCCACTTGGATAAAATCCAATATGGCTTTTATATCCCGCGAAAAAAACAAGCATTGTACCAAGTTTGTATGCAGGCATTTTGTAACTAATTACTTCCTCCGCTTTTGGCGCCGCTTTGCGAATAACGGTCCTCATGGTTTCCAAAAGTAATTGTGTTTCTTTCGGAAAAGTGGAAATGTAAGTATCAACATCTTTAACATCAATTGATTTCATTGGAATAATTTTATAAGGTTAAATTTAATAGTTTTCCCTCGTAAAATTATACCAATACAAATAAAAATTAAAGTATCGAAGCGACCGAAACTAGGGTATTTGCGTCAAAATTGATCGCTCAAATTAAGTGCTTTGAGCAGAACGTATTTGTATAAACTATTTCTCTAGAAGTCTGCGGTGGTAATTGATTTGGCCGAGGTGATAAGATAAATGTGTGATCAGGTGAATTAAGAAAAATTCTGTCGAAGTTTTATTTTCAAAAACTTTAAGAGGAAAATCCTTCTTAAGATCTTCTTCCGTTAAGTTATCTAATGTCGAAATAACAACCAATAATGTTTCGGCAATTTTTTTTATAAGTTCTTCACGCGGTACATTTTTTGTAGAAAACTCCAACTCTCTTTGTCTCACGTAGCCAGATTTCCCCAACTCTGCGCCAACAAAGGCATTTAAGTTACCAATAAGGTGCAGACAAAGATTTCCAGCGGAATTTGAAATGTTAGTATCAACTTCCCAAAGGATTGCTTCATTTTTATAAGATTCAATTTCTGTTTTAAGTTTGTTTAGATCACGGCTAAACATGTTTTTAAGAATTTCTATCAGCATTTTGTGGGGTTCAATTATGTAAAGATCAAATTTACCACCTTCATTGGGGGAATTAAGTTAAAATGTTTGAAATTTAGAACTGACTGTGGCCACGCACCAGTTTTGCCGTTTTTTTGTAAGAAAATAATTGCGCGTAAAACGTCCAATTTTCCTATCTTTACTGCTCTAAAAAATTAAGTGTAATGTTTGATAATTTACAGGATAAACTCGATCGCGCCTTTAAAGTTTTAAAAGGTCAAGGTAAAATCACGGAAATAAACGTAGCGGAGACTATGAAAGAAGTGCGTAAAGCGCTTTTGGATGCTGATGTGAACTATAAAGTTGCAAAAACATTTACGGATACTGTTAAAGAAAAGGCATTAGGTCAGAATGTACTTACCTCTTTGTCTCCGGGACAGTTGTTGGTTAAAATTACGCATGACGAATTAGCCCAGTTAATGGGTGGCACAAAGGAAGATATTTATTTGGCGGGTAATCCTACTGTTATTTTAATGAGCGGTTTACAAGGTTCGGGTAAAACTACCTTCACCGGTAAATTGGCATTGTACTTAAAAACCAAAAAGGGTAAAAATCCATTAATGGTAGCTTGTGACGTCTATCGTCCTGCTGCTATTGACCAATTGCACGTGTTGGGTGAGCAAATTGAAGTTGAAGTTTTTAGCAATAAAGAAGAAAAAAATCCAATTAAAATTGCAGAAGCTGCTATTAAACAGGCAAAAGAAAAAGGTAATAATGTTGTTTTAATAGATACCGCCGGTCGTTTAGCGATAGACGAACAAATGATGAAAGAAATTTCAGATTTGAAAAAAGCGGTAAAGCCAAACGAGATTTTATTTGTGGTAGACAGTATGACGGGTCAAGATGCTGTTAATACTGCGAAAACATTTAATGACAAATTAGATTTTGATGGAGTTATCCTGACAAAATTAGATGGTGATACCCGTGGTGGAGCGGCTTTATCTATAAAAAGTGTGGTTAACAAACCCATTAAATTTATTGGTACAGGTGAGAAAATGGATGCGCTGGATGTATTTTATCCGGAGCGTATGGCAGATAGAATTCTTGGAATGGGTGACGTTGTTACGTTAGTAGAACGCGCTCAAGAACAGTTTAGTGAAGAAGAGGCCAGAAAACTCAACAAAAAAATCGCCACCAATAAATTTGATTTCAATGACTTTTTAGCACAGTTGCATCAGATTAAAAAAATGGGTAATATCAAAGACCTTGTGGGAATGATACCAGGCATGGGGAAAGCGGTGAAAGATATGGACATTGATGAAAATGCGTTTAAAGGAATTGAAGCAATTATTTTTAGCATGACACCTGAAGAACGTAGTAAGCCTGAGTTGTTAAATGGTTCTCGCAGACAACGTGTGGCAAAAGGCAGTGGACAAGGTGTGCCAGAAGTAAATAAGCTTTTGAAACAATTTGAAGATACGCGCAAAATGATGCGCATGATGAACGATAAAAATGCGATGGCTAAGATGATGCGTGCTATGCCGAAAGGAATGCCTAGGGGGTAGCCACGAATTGCTTTTGCGCCATCAACTAATTTTACCCCACAAATTTCACTAATTTACACGAGAGTTTTAATCAGTATTTTTTATATTAAAGATTGTCAGCACAACTTATAGACGGAAAGAAAATCTCTCTTGAAATACAAGAGGAAATAGCACATGAGGTGAAAACTATGTTGGGCGCAGGGATGAAACAACCGCACCTTGCAGCGGTGTTGGTGGGCAATGATGGCGGAAGCGAAACATACGTTGCTAGCAAAATTAAAACTTGTGAGCGTGTTGGATTTAAGTCGTCGTTAATCCGATTACCAGAAACAGTAAGTGAAGAAGAATTATTAAAAACTGTTCATGCTTTAAATAATGATAAAGATGTCGATGGTTTTATTGTTCAACTTCCTTTACCAAAACACATTGCAGAGCATAAAATTATTGAAGCCATTGATCCAAAAAAAGATGTGGATGGATTTCATCCTATCAACGTAGGTCGCATGGTACTTGACTTACCTTGTTATGTAAGCGCAACTCCTTATGGCATTGTAGAACTTCTTAGAAAATATAAAATTGAAACCAGCGGAAAAAACTGTGTGGTTATTGGTCGCAGTCACATTGTAGGCTCACCGATGAGTATTTTATTGGCTAAAAATACCGCTCTTGGAAACTGCACTGTAACACTTTGTCACAGCAGAACAAAAGATCTTACCTCTCATACTTTAAAAGCAGATATTATTATTTGCGCACTTGGTCAACCAGAGTTTTTAAAAGCGGACATGGTGAAAGACGGTGTGGTTGTTATTGATGTTGGTACCACCCGTGTAAAAAGCACTGAAACCAAAAGTGGATTTAAATTAAAAGGTGATGTGAAATTTGATGAAGTTGCTCCGAAATGTTCTTATATCACCCCCGTTCCAGGCGGGGTAGGGCCGATGACCATTGCTTCTTTAATCAAAAATACTTTACTCGCTGCGAAGAAAGAGATTTATAAGTAGTCTATTTTTTTGAGATGATTAGTCTACTGCTTCAGAAACTAAATAAAACATTTTCCATCTTACATTTTCCCTTTTACATTTAGCTTGTCATTTCCCCCCTTAAATTCGTTTGAAGCATTTTTTTGAGTTCATTCGGTTTAAGTTTTTGTCCCAATAAAAACATGAGTTTTGTGATGGCGCTTTCAAATGTGAGGTCTGAGCCGCCAATAACACCAAGCTTTTTGAGTTGTGAGCTGGTTTCATACATGCCCTGAATCACTCGACCTTCCTTACATTGGGTGATGTTTAGAATAATGATTCCTTTTGCTAAAGCCTTTTCAACTTCGTTAAGAAACCAGACTTCGGTAGTGGCATTGCCTGCTCCAAAGGTTTCGATGATAATTGCTTTAATTCCTTTTGCATTAAAAATTGCAGCTGTAATATTTTTACTTATTCCTGGGAATAATTTAATAACGGCAATCTCGTTTTCTAAGTTGGTATGAACTTTAAGTTTTTTAGCACTTGAAGATTTTAATAAAGCTTGCTTGTTGTATTTGATTGTAACGCCGGCTTGCGCTAGTGCAGGATAATTCGGTGATTTGAAGGCATCAAAATGGGCGCTGTTGTGTTTAAAGGTGCGATTACCGCGATAAAGTTTGTATTCAAAATAAATACACACTTCTGTTACAATGGATTTTCCTTTTTCTTTGGCACCTGCAATTTCGATAGCGGTAATTAAATTTTCTTTTCCATCGGTTCTAATAACACCAATAGGCAACTGTGAACCTGTTAGGACAACTGGTTTATTTAAGTTTTCTAGCATAAAACTTAAGGCACTTGCCGTGTAACTCATGGTATCACTACCATGTAGAATTACAAAACCATCGTATTTGGCGTAATTTTTTTCGATGATACCTGCCAGATCTTTCCATACCACTATATTCATATTAGATGAATCTATTGGTTTTTTAAAAGAGATGGAAGAAAGCTCAATATCAAATTTTGTTAACTCTGGTATTTGTTTTGTTAGCGACTTAAAATCAAACGGTTTTAATTCACCACTTCGTGGATCCTGCATCATACCTATGGTACCGCCGGTGTAGATTAAAAGTACAGATGATTTTGTTTTCATAGAGTTAAAATGAATTTGAATAACTTAGGTGTAAAACAATAATGCAAGACCAATGTCTTGCATTATTGTTTTGTTAAACGCTTTTTTAATTAAAAAGGTAAATCATCGTTATCACCTGGATTGCTAGTGAAAACAGGCGCAGAAGAAGGGTTGCTAGGTGCTGAGTTAGCTCCTGAATTACTGTTTTGTCCCGCTTGAGGTGCAGTATTGCTTCCCGAAACTTTTTCAAGTCTCCAAGCTTCCAGTGTATTGAAATATTTAATTCCTTGTGGACCGTTCCATTCGCGACCACGAAGGTTGAACTGAACTTTTATTTCGTCACCATCGTTGTATTGATCTAAAATTGAACATTTGTCTTGTGTTACCTGAAAACTTACGTGTTGCGGATAGGGTGTATTAGCTTCTGTAGTTAATACAAATTCACGTTTTTGAAAACGATCGCTTACTTTTTGCGTTTCGAACTTTGTTTTGAGTGTTCCGATTACTTCCATGATATATTTATTTTATTGTTTACGAATTTAAAAGTCAAACTAGTTGACATGACTAATTTAAATAATTTTATCAATTATCAAATCGATAAATTATCAAATTAAAGTAACACCATCCAGGCTTCCTTTACCATGTTGGTTTCCAGGAGAGTTTTGGCATAAAGATGTTGCTCGTCTTTGTTTGAAAAAGCTTTTAACGTTTTTTTATACTCAGCGGTTTCGTTGCTGTTCGGAATTTCTTCCACGCTACCAAGCAAACCAAGGTTATTTCCGCTTAAAACCTTACTGTTTTTTATTTCGCTTGGAATTTGATCGATTCCAATTCCGATTGTTGTAATGGGCTTTTTAACCTCAAATATTGCGTTACCATTGGCGCGACAATACCAGTCATCTCCCATTCGCGCTACAAGATCTATTTTTTTTGTATCGATGTTGTTCTCGGCATTTAAAATTGATTCATCAATGTGAATTCTAATAATTTCACAAATCACAAGATTACCTGCACCACCAGCAGTTCCTAGTTCCTTTATTTCGATAACCTTGCATTCCATTTGTACCGGACTTTCTTTTACTCTAAATGGTTTTACAAGTTCAGAGACTACAGGTGTAAATCCGGCTTTAATAAACTCATTCACTCCTTTAGCAAATGGGCTGCTGGCTAAACTTGTTTGCTGTACCATGTTGTAATTTACAACGTTAATTACCACTTCAGGCACTTCTTTTACGTTTAAGAGCGTGTCTTTTGGTGCACCTGTACGTCCACTATACGCTGGCGAAAAAACAGCTATGGGAGGATTGGCGGAAAAAATATTAAAAAAACTAAATGGTGCCAAATTTGGTTCACCAGCTTTGTTTACTGTACTTGCAAAACAAATAGGACGCGGTGCAACAGCATTTTGCAGGTATTTGTGCAAAACTGGAATGGCTAATTCTTTAGGATTAAGTGTTAACATAGAAGTTCAAAATTACAAAAAAGTGAATGAAGAGTCAGAAACTTTTTCTTAATAGTTGTGAAGTGAAAGTACTAAAATCGAATCTGTAATTTGACATTCACCTGCCGGTTTGTAAGGTAGTTAGGCACTGCGTAGCGGTTTCCGGTAACATCCGCAATCCAAGTGTAAGAAACCGTGTTTTGAATTTGAAGGAGATTAAAAACCTCCAAGAAAATCCACATCTCTTTTAGATTATTAAAATAATTTTTGCGCTTAAATTCTCTATTCTCTTTTAAAACATTGTAAGCAAGACCGGCATCCGCTCTGCGATAAGGTGGCATTCTTAATACTTGTTGCCAACGGGTATGTGTTGGTGGCCCAAAAGGTAAGCCACTTCCAAACTGAATATTCAGGTTAAACTTAATGGCGGGAAATTTCGGAATATTGTCCTGAAAAAATAAACCAAAGGTGATCAATTGGTCGGTTGGACGGGGAATGAAACCCGGGTCAACCTTTTGACTATCTGCTCTTACCTGATCAAAGGTATAACCTCTCACGATTTTTTCTCCATCCTTATTATAATAGTCGTAATGAATATTATCTTTTGAATACTCATAGGTTTTTAAAACACCAATTGTAGCCCAACTTTCAACACCTTTTACGAACTCTCCGTTAATTCTTATATCGGCACCTGTGGCATATCCTTGCGTGTTATTATTAGCAAAATAACGAATTCTCACATTCTCAATTTCATAAGGAACAAGATCGTTCAACGACTTGTAATAACCAGACATCATTAATTTAAAAGGTCTATTCCACATTTTAAAAACATAGTCACTTGTAAATACAATGTGAATAGAGCGTTGTGCTTTAACATCTTTATTTATTGTGCCATCAATGTTTCTGAGTTCACGGTAAAAAGGTGGCTGATAATAAAAACCACCACTCAGTTTAAATAACCAATCACGCTTCCAGTTTGGTTTGTAGGCCATACTAACACGCGGAGAAAAGACAGTTTGATTATTCACTGTCCAATGATTAGCCCTTACACCTGCAGAAACTCTAAAATTAGATGAGTCGCGCAAAGTGGCTGTATGGTTGAATTGCATGTAACCCTGAGAACGCCAACTTGGTAAAGTTATTTGTGTTTTGTAAACGTCGGTTAAATTAATTTCGTTAACAGCATAAGGAACAATGTATCCCGCAGAGTCCACTGTACGCCACTCTCCCAATTTATCTTCAATTTTTTCGTATTGCTCACGCACTCCCCAAAGAAATTCATTATTACGGTTAATCGTGCGAGTGCCCTTATGTTCAAGGTTGTAAACGCTTGCCGTTAAATAATTACGACCATTGTTTAAAAACGTACCCACGCCTCTGTTATAGGCTACCTGACCAAAGTTTGGTTTACCTAAAT
This region includes:
- a CDS encoding MBL fold metallo-hydrolase, which encodes MKQLFIFLVLLNFSLFAQRPTSDQIETKKGPLIIQPIFHGSLVFTWNGKTIYVDPYGGQRVFEKLAAPDLILITDIHQDHLDLKTLETINTDKATFIVPQAVAEKMPENLKKRMIVLANEKSTEFEGISITAIAMYNLPEAKDSKHTKGIGNGYILNLGGKMVYLSGDTEDIPEMRQLKNIDVAFVCMNLPYTMDINQAASAVIEFKPKVVYPYHYRGKDGLSDVEKFKSLVNTTNSKIEVRLRNWYTTY
- a CDS encoding PorP/SprF family type IX secretion system membrane protein, with amino-acid sequence MKRIIVLIFFLNSLLVNAQDIHFSQFNEQPSLVNPALTGVRSPLRFSVGYRNQWRSIATPYVTSGASFESRLNTSSWQPSDKTKIQTSNQKSLGKLAAGLSIYKDNAGDGNMQSIEANLSLATFVATGKKSFLSVGLQASFVQRKINSENLIFPNQYNGSGYDASLNSNENFQNQTFSYPDFAAGFLWSYGQNDPSIFGKRQLKANLGFSLYHLSKPRPNFLTNAIGDRSLKYVFHGDLLLGLPNPDYAIAPSYLLQFRGKSNELLLGMLVKRYFKIDSKYTGIIKRSAIGFGAYYRNKDAAIISITIEIKEQFYIGVSYDLNVSKLKTGTNARGGFELTLKYTPARAPK
- the acs gene encoding acetate--CoA ligase, which codes for MTYPYQIKTLEDYNRQYKESIENPEKFWANVADNFTWQKKWDKVLDWNFKEPNVKWFSGGKLNITENCLDRHLAKNGDTPAILWESNNPKEQSRKITYKELHFKVVQFANVLKNNGIKKGDRVCIYMGMIPELAIATLSCARIGAVHSVIFGGFSAQAIADRLLDAKSEFIITCDGAFRGAKDIPLKSVIDDALVGNKTIKSVIVYERTQTPVSMIKGRDVWWEDEIKKVEASGNPDCPAEIMDAEDVLFILYTSGSTGKPKGVVHTIAGYMVWTNYTFVNVFQYQPGQIHFCTADVGWITGHSYIIYGPLSAGATSLMFEGVPTYPDAGRLWDIVDKFKVDILYTAPTAIRSLMGCGEEFHKNKNLSSLKVLGSVGEPINEEAWHWFDKNIGKEKCPIVDTWWQTENGGIMISNIAGVTPGIPSYATLPLPGVQPCLVDEMGKEIKGNNVNGNLCIKAPWPGIIRTTYGDHERCRQTYFSAYPDKYFTGDGCLRDEKGNYRITGRVDDVLNVSGHRIGTAEVENAINMHTGVIESAVVGYPHDVKGQGIYAYVIFDENHPNANLSKQDILQTVTRVIGAIAKPDKIQFVPGLPKTRSGKIMRRILRKIAEGETSNLGDTSTLLDPSIVTLIIEGKV
- a CDS encoding iron chaperone, which translates into the protein MKSIDVKDVDTYISTFPKETQLLLETMRTVIRKAAPKAEEVISYKMPAYKLGTMLVFFAGYKSHIGFYPSGSGIEAFKKELSIYKSAKGSVQFPLNKPLPIGLITKIVKLRVKENLEKMKLKAEKKK
- a CDS encoding DinB family protein; amino-acid sequence: MLIEILKNMFSRDLNKLKTEIESYKNEAILWEVDTNISNSAGNLCLHLIGNLNAFVGAELGKSGYVRQRELEFSTKNVPREELIKKIAETLLVVISTLDNLTEEDLKKDFPLKVFENKTSTEFFLIHLITHLSYHLGQINYHRRLLEK
- the ffh gene encoding signal recognition particle protein, with translation MFDNLQDKLDRAFKVLKGQGKITEINVAETMKEVRKALLDADVNYKVAKTFTDTVKEKALGQNVLTSLSPGQLLVKITHDELAQLMGGTKEDIYLAGNPTVILMSGLQGSGKTTFTGKLALYLKTKKGKNPLMVACDVYRPAAIDQLHVLGEQIEVEVFSNKEEKNPIKIAEAAIKQAKEKGNNVVLIDTAGRLAIDEQMMKEISDLKKAVKPNEILFVVDSMTGQDAVNTAKTFNDKLDFDGVILTKLDGDTRGGAALSIKSVVNKPIKFIGTGEKMDALDVFYPERMADRILGMGDVVTLVERAQEQFSEEEARKLNKKIATNKFDFNDFLAQLHQIKKMGNIKDLVGMIPGMGKAVKDMDIDENAFKGIEAIIFSMTPEERSKPELLNGSRRQRVAKGSGQGVPEVNKLLKQFEDTRKMMRMMNDKNAMAKMMRAMPKGMPRG
- the folD gene encoding bifunctional methylenetetrahydrofolate dehydrogenase/methenyltetrahydrofolate cyclohydrolase FolD; its protein translation is MSAQLIDGKKISLEIQEEIAHEVKTMLGAGMKQPHLAAVLVGNDGGSETYVASKIKTCERVGFKSSLIRLPETVSEEELLKTVHALNNDKDVDGFIVQLPLPKHIAEHKIIEAIDPKKDVDGFHPINVGRMVLDLPCYVSATPYGIVELLRKYKIETSGKNCVVIGRSHIVGSPMSILLAKNTALGNCTVTLCHSRTKDLTSHTLKADIIICALGQPEFLKADMVKDGVVVIDVGTTRVKSTETKSGFKLKGDVKFDEVAPKCSYITPVPGGVGPMTIASLIKNTLLAAKKEIYK
- a CDS encoding asparaginase, which codes for MKTKSSVLLIYTGGTIGMMQDPRSGELKPFDFKSLTKQIPELTKFDIELSSISFKKPIDSSNMNIVVWKDLAGIIEKNYAKYDGFVILHGSDTMSYTASALSFMLENLNKPVVLTGSQLPIGVIRTDGKENLITAIEIAGAKEKGKSIVTEVCIYFEYKLYRGNRTFKHNSAHFDAFKSPNYPALAQAGVTIKYNKQALLKSSSAKKLKVHTNLENEIAVIKLFPGISKNITAAIFNAKGIKAIIIETFGAGNATTEVWFLNEVEKALAKGIIILNITQCKEGRVIQGMYETSSQLKKLGVIGGSDLTFESAITKLMFLLGQKLKPNELKKMLQTNLRGEMTS
- a CDS encoding DUF3127 domain-containing protein: MEVIGTLKTKFETQKVSDRFQKREFVLTTEANTPYPQHVSFQVTQDKCSILDQYNDGDEIKVQFNLRGREWNGPQGIKYFNTLEAWRLEKVSGSNTAPQAGQNSNSGANSAPSNPSSAPVFTSNPGDNDDLPF
- a CDS encoding flavin reductase family protein; this translates as MLTLNPKELAIPVLHKYLQNAVAPRPICFASTVNKAGEPNLAPFSFFNIFSANPPIAVFSPAYSGRTGAPKDTLLNVKEVPEVVINVVNYNMVQQTSLASSPFAKGVNEFIKAGFTPVVSELVKPFRVKESPVQMECKVIEIKELGTAGGAGNLVICEIIRIHIDESILNAENNIDTKKIDLVARMGDDWYCRANGNAIFEVKKPITTIGIGIDQIPSEIKNSKVLSGNNLGLLGSVEEIPNSNETAEYKKTLKAFSNKDEQHLYAKTLLETNMVKEAWMVLL
- a CDS encoding TonB-dependent receptor plug domain-containing protein, with the translated sequence MKGTDGEALERVVIGVKEDTKITTYTNEKGFYSLSLESGKIYTLVYYDISHTAATHTLEAKGDQTITYSPVLDFKNTFETVEVRDFKTSSQEIVVLDPKIISRIPGPSESVESIIKTQAGVSSNNELSSGYSVRGGNFDENLVYVNDIEVYRPFLVRSGQQEGLSFANPNMVSNIVFSAGGFDAKYGDKLSSVLDITYRKPLKFAGNASASFLGGNVQLEGISKNRLIAWNIGGRYRTNSYLLSSLDTKLNTSGGYRPSATDFQSFLTFDVNPKLKIEFLGNIASNKYLVKPVNRETDFGTVKDALRLTIYFDGQELMQYNTYMGGLSTTYRPNSKTKLKLIGSAYRANEQEVYTIQGQYYIDQLEADLGKPNFGQVAYNRGVGTFLNNGRNYLTASVYNLEHKGTRTINRNNEFLWGVREQYEKIEDKLGEWRTVDSAGYIVPYAVNEINLTDVYKTQITLPSWRSQGYMQFNHTATLRDSSNFRVSAGVRANHWTVNNQTVFSPRVSMAYKPNWKRDWLFKLSGGFYYQPPFYRELRNIDGTINKDVKAQRSIHIVFTSDYVFKMWNRPFKLMMSGYYKSLNDLVPYEIENVRIRYFANNNTQGYATGADIRINGEFVKGVESWATIGVLKTYEYSKDNIHYDYYNKDGEKIVRGYTFDQVRADSQKVDPGFIPRPTDQLITFGLFFQDNIPKFPAIKFNLNIQFGSGLPFGPPTHTRWQQVLRMPPYRRADAGLAYNVLKENREFKRKNYFNNLKEMWIFLEVFNLLQIQNTVSYTWIADVTGNRYAVPNYLTNRQVNVKLQIRF